From one Cyanobacterium stanieri PCC 7202 genomic stretch:
- a CDS encoding oxidoreductase domain protein (PFAM: Oxidoreductase family, NAD-binding Rossmann fold; Oxidoreductase family, C-terminal alpha/beta domain~COGs: COG0673 dehydrogenase and related protein~InterPro IPR000683:IPR004104~KEGG: cyc:PCC7424_0702 oxidoreductase domain protein~PFAM: oxidoreductase domain protein; Oxidoreductase domain~SPTR: Oxidoreductase domain protein): protein MKYQRLENIPSPRQHNNPLKVGVIGVGNMGQHHTRVLSLLKDVELVGIADVNVERGLDIASKYRARFFDNYLEMLPHVDAVCIAAPTKLHHQVGLDCFKAGVHVLMEKPIAASIEEAESLVNAAAEANCILQVGHIERFNPAFQELSKILKTENLLALEAHRMSPYSDRANDVSVVLDLMIHDLDLFLELAGAPVTKLSATGSRAAESQYLDYVTATLNFANGIVATVTASKVTHRKIRRITAHCRNSLTEADFLNNEILIHRQTTANYTTDYGQILYRQDGLIEKVYTSNIEPLHAELEHFASCVRGGNQPSVGGEQALKALRLASYIEQLALDGKVWQDFSVNLEEINGEVAISPQ from the coding sequence ATGAAATATCAAAGACTAGAAAATATTCCTAGCCCTCGCCAACATAATAATCCTTTAAAAGTTGGTGTGATTGGGGTAGGCAATATGGGGCAACATCATACCCGTGTCTTAAGTCTCCTCAAGGATGTGGAATTAGTCGGTATTGCTGATGTTAATGTGGAGCGTGGTTTAGACATTGCTAGTAAATATCGCGCCAGATTTTTTGATAATTACCTCGAAATGTTACCCCATGTCGATGCCGTCTGTATTGCCGCCCCGACAAAATTACATCACCAAGTGGGCTTAGATTGTTTTAAAGCAGGGGTTCATGTTTTGATGGAAAAACCCATCGCCGCTAGTATCGAAGAAGCAGAATCCCTCGTTAATGCCGCTGCTGAAGCTAATTGTATCCTGCAAGTAGGACATATAGAACGCTTTAACCCCGCCTTTCAGGAATTAAGTAAAATCCTCAAAACAGAAAATCTCCTCGCCCTTGAGGCACACCGCATGAGTCCATATTCTGATAGGGCAAATGATGTGTCGGTGGTATTGGATTTAATGATTCATGATTTAGATTTATTTCTCGAGTTAGCAGGGGCGCCTGTTACCAAATTAAGTGCCACGGGTAGCCGTGCGGCGGAATCTCAATATTTAGATTATGTTACCGCCACCCTCAATTTTGCGAATGGTATCGTCGCCACCGTTACCGCCAGTAAAGTTACCCATCGCAAAATACGCCGTATCACTGCCCATTGTCGTAATAGTCTTACGGAGGCGGATTTTCTTAATAATGAAATTCTCATCCACCGTCAAACTACGGCTAATTACACCACGGATTACGGGCAGATTCTTTACCGTCAGGATGGTTTGATTGAAAAAGTTTATACCAGCAATATTGAGCCTCTCCATGCGGAATTAGAACATTTTGCCAGTTGTGTAAGGGGTGGTAATCAGCCTTCTGTGGGCGGTGAACAAGCCCTGAAAGCCTTACGTTTAGCGAGTTATATTGAACAGTTAGCCCTTGATGGTAAGGTATGGCAAGATTTTTCTGTTAATTTAGAGGAAATTAATGGGGAGGTAGCGATAAGTCCTCAATAA
- a CDS encoding hypothetical protein (PFAM: Uncharacterised BCR, COG1649~KEGG: cyc:PCC7424_1578 hypothetical protein~SPTR: Putative uncharacterized protein) yields the protein MKKYRWLIVTVAIVSIVCQFVFSTPAISANDAYCRFDQSQVNTKTQLRDRAFASNNSQSRREYQEIVQRHAQMLRDCRSRNWLKEQAIWLRIYPCDVVDGSVERVLDQIVNLGYNTVYLEVFFDGRVLLPKNANNTIWSSVIDQPGYENRDLYAETLQKGRERGLKMYAWLFALNYGYSYSLRGDRQDVLALNGKGENSVYYVDDQSQTFVDPYNSVARDDYRRLLQAVLQRRPDGVLFDYIRYPRGSGPYSVASKVKDLWIYGRASRQALLARAQNNQGRWLLERYIDQGSINANDVNQMRQLFPNESMPLWQGRSPNAANNLSALQLDLWYFTVAHAAQGVIDFLNIAVNQVRQMGIPAGAVFFPEGNQPVGEIGFDSRVQPWDNFPSDIEFHPMSYALCGNASCIARQVQSVIDNTTNVNNVKPVLAGLWGRSEGQRPSLEIQMEGIRQANRGITSISHFAYSWIEPQHARERRNSCSFN from the coding sequence ATGAAGAAGTATCGCTGGTTAATTGTCACTGTTGCTATCGTTTCTATTGTATGCCAATTTGTTTTTTCAACTCCTGCAATCAGTGCCAATGATGCCTACTGTCGATTTGATCAAAGTCAGGTTAACACAAAAACTCAATTGAGAGATCGGGCTTTTGCGAGTAATAACAGTCAAAGCAGACGGGAATATCAAGAAATTGTCCAAAGACACGCCCAAATGTTGCGGGATTGTCGGAGTCGAAATTGGCTAAAGGAACAGGCGATTTGGTTGCGGATTTACCCCTGTGATGTGGTTGATGGCTCTGTGGAGCGAGTTTTGGATCAAATTGTCAATTTGGGTTATAACACTGTATATTTGGAGGTTTTCTTTGATGGTAGGGTGTTGTTACCAAAAAATGCTAATAATACAATTTGGTCGAGTGTAATCGATCAACCGGGTTATGAAAATCGAGATTTATATGCCGAGACTCTACAAAAAGGGCGAGAACGAGGATTGAAGATGTATGCTTGGTTATTTGCTCTTAATTATGGTTATTCTTATAGTTTGAGGGGCGATCGCCAAGATGTGTTAGCCTTAAATGGTAAGGGGGAAAATAGTGTTTACTATGTGGATGATCAATCTCAAACCTTTGTAGATCCTTATAACTCCGTGGCTAGGGATGATTATCGACGTTTATTACAGGCGGTATTGCAAAGAAGACCTGATGGGGTTTTATTTGATTATATCCGTTATCCTCGGGGTAGTGGCCCTTATTCTGTGGCTTCTAAGGTCAAAGATTTATGGATTTATGGTAGGGCTTCCCGTCAAGCACTTTTGGCTAGGGCGCAAAATAATCAAGGTAGATGGTTATTGGAAAGATATATTGATCAAGGTTCTATTAATGCCAATGATGTCAACCAAATGCGACAACTTTTCCCCAATGAATCCATGCCCCTTTGGCAGGGAAGAAGCCCCAATGCGGCTAATAATTTGTCGGCTTTACAACTGGATTTATGGTACTTTACCGTTGCCCATGCCGCCCAAGGAGTTATCGATTTTCTCAACATTGCGGTTAATCAGGTAAGGCAAATGGGAATCCCCGCAGGGGCAGTATTTTTCCCAGAAGGTAATCAACCTGTGGGAGAAATTGGTTTCGATTCACGGGTACAGCCTTGGGATAACTTTCCCTCTGATATTGAGTTTCATCCTATGTCCTATGCTTTGTGTGGCAATGCTAGTTGTATCGCTCGTCAAGTTCAAAGTGTCATTGATAATACTACTAATGTAAATAATGTTAAGCCTGTATTGGCTGGATTGTGGGGCAGAAGTGAGGGGCAACGTCCTTCTTTGGAAATTCAAATGGAGGGTATTCGTCAGGCAAATAGGGGTATTACTTCTATCAGTCATTTCGCCTATTCTTGGATTGAGCCACAACACGCCCGAGAGCGTCGTAATAGTTGTTCTTTTAATTAA
- a CDS encoding adenosylcobinamide-phosphate synthase (PFAM: CobD/Cbib protein~TIGRFAM: cobalamin biosynthesis protein CobD~COGs: COG1270 Cobalamin biosynthesis protein CobD/CbiB~InterPro IPR004485~KEGG: cyc:PCC7424_1441 cobalamin biosynthesis protein CobD~PFAM: cobalamin biosynthesis protein CbiB~SPTR: Cobalamin biosynthesis protein CobD;~TIGRFAM: cobalamin biosynthesis protein CobD), whose product MTIVILGAFLDYLIGDPWGWLHPVQVMGWGISFLQKTILKYFEGKLIRKVLGIFVGCFIILGSGFISWIIIFFCNQINFYLSLIVQGVMLASCFAGKSLIRAGKDVLQPLTEENLLVARQKLSLYVGRDTENLSEKEVYRAILETIAENTTDGVTAPLFYALLGVFIPVIGCVPMAIAYKASSTLDSMIGYKKEPYIDIGWFSAKVEDILTWFPCRLTVLTLAMMSGKPFYHLQQCRQDAKKDPSPNSGWSEAIYASILEVQLGGKNTYQGEIKFKPLLGKPIKSISIDIIEKSFWLTRACFLWWLGIATWIFYFPLLANYW is encoded by the coding sequence GTGACTATTGTTATACTAGGGGCTTTTTTAGATTATTTAATTGGAGATCCTTGGGGATGGCTTCATCCTGTGCAGGTCATGGGATGGGGCATCTCTTTTTTACAAAAAACTATTCTTAAATACTTTGAGGGTAAATTAATTAGAAAGGTTTTAGGAATTTTTGTAGGTTGTTTTATTATTTTAGGAAGTGGCTTTATTAGTTGGATAATTATCTTTTTTTGTAATCAAATTAATTTTTATTTAAGTTTGATTGTTCAAGGGGTAATGTTGGCTAGTTGTTTCGCTGGAAAAAGTTTAATCAGGGCAGGAAAGGATGTTTTACAACCCCTCACAGAAGAAAATTTGCTGGTTGCTCGTCAAAAATTAAGTCTTTATGTGGGTAGGGATACGGAAAATTTATCAGAAAAAGAAGTCTATCGAGCAATATTAGAAACCATTGCCGAAAATACTACTGATGGGGTTACTGCCCCTTTGTTTTATGCCCTTTTAGGCGTATTTATCCCTGTAATTGGATGTGTTCCCATGGCGATCGCCTATAAAGCCAGTAGCACCTTAGACTCGATGATAGGATACAAAAAAGAGCCTTATATTGACATCGGTTGGTTTAGTGCCAAAGTAGAAGATATTTTAACTTGGTTTCCCTGCCGTTTGACGGTATTAACCTTAGCAATGATGAGTGGAAAGCCGTTTTATCATCTTCAACAATGTCGTCAGGATGCAAAAAAAGATCCTAGCCCCAATTCTGGTTGGAGTGAGGCAATCTACGCCAGTATTTTAGAGGTACAATTAGGGGGAAAAAATACCTACCAAGGAGAAATCAAATTTAAACCTTTGTTGGGAAAACCAATAAAATCAATTAGTATTGATATTATTGAAAAAAGTTTTTGGTTGACTCGTGCTTGTTTTTTATGGTGGTTAGGCATAGCCACATGGATATTTTATTTTCCGCTACTAGCTAACTATTGGTAA
- a CDS encoding hypothetical protein (KEGG: cyh:Cyan8802_4259 hypothetical protein~SPTR: Putative uncharacterized protein), whose translation MKKYLPFLILGLSAIAFPLLLYVLSGMRGFIAGILLVIGGAYLYRYPNTSLYLLLIYICFGGTITYLIPGTYITDGAFIRFTPQYAILQIIIDVFYIPPLIAIVLAYKKQDYQQAYQKYKPIFGAIIAFIFVTLIHFLFINIPNHFQAEQGNQILVGIIGLKTWLGYIPLILCGYYLSKTKKHLTTIIKLQIILIVICCVLTLFQYYALTAGLCIGSVGLPEPTFHRTSLQARCLIGGSLLYYPDWNLIRLPGTFVAPWQWGWFLISSIFFGVMGTLIPAEKYWHYLSWFAIFLLVIVSIISGQRIALLLVPLFLIILLLVTENNFKKIGIKLGITILLIIIGFNLNFVQSAINNFVGRWNYSDPITFFINTFSRELNQLNIFGNGVGVTLSAARRFGSISLIEIFPAQIIHEMGILGIITFYILATIIVIQGYKSYQKIEDKSIKKIGLCLWIFILFISYNPYYYPLVVDPVNIYYWFSFGILLRLPSMEKNQESAMIIDEDPS comes from the coding sequence ATGAAAAAATATCTTCCTTTTCTTATTCTAGGACTAAGTGCGATCGCCTTTCCCCTATTATTATACGTATTATCAGGAATGAGGGGTTTTATCGCAGGTATATTGCTAGTAATCGGCGGCGCCTATTTATATAGATACCCCAACACCAGTTTATATCTATTACTAATTTACATCTGTTTTGGAGGCACCATAACCTATCTTATCCCCGGTACCTATATTACCGATGGCGCATTCATCCGCTTCACTCCCCAATATGCCATTCTGCAAATTATCATCGATGTATTTTATATACCCCCCCTAATTGCGATCGTTTTGGCTTACAAAAAACAAGATTATCAACAAGCTTACCAAAAATATAAACCAATCTTTGGAGCAATAATCGCCTTTATTTTCGTTACCTTAATACACTTCTTATTTATCAATATACCCAATCATTTCCAAGCAGAACAAGGCAACCAAATATTAGTCGGTATTATTGGGCTAAAAACATGGTTAGGATATATTCCCTTAATTCTTTGTGGATATTATCTAAGCAAAACAAAAAAACATCTGACTACAATTATTAAACTACAAATAATTTTGATTGTTATTTGTTGTGTCCTTACCTTATTCCAATACTATGCCCTAACGGCAGGACTTTGTATTGGTAGTGTGGGCTTACCAGAACCCACTTTTCACCGTACCAGTTTACAGGCAAGGTGTTTAATTGGAGGTTCACTACTATATTACCCTGATTGGAACTTAATTCGTCTACCCGGAACATTTGTGGCTCCTTGGCAGTGGGGATGGTTTTTAATTTCTAGTATCTTTTTTGGCGTTATGGGTACTTTGATTCCCGCAGAAAAATATTGGCATTATCTCAGTTGGTTTGCCATCTTTTTATTAGTAATTGTTAGTATTATTTCAGGACAAAGAATAGCATTATTATTAGTACCTTTATTTTTAATAATTTTACTATTGGTTACTGAAAATAACTTCAAAAAAATAGGTATAAAACTAGGTATTACAATCCTATTAATCATCATAGGTTTTAATCTTAATTTTGTCCAAAGTGCTATTAACAACTTTGTTGGACGTTGGAATTATTCAGACCCTATCACCTTTTTTATCAATACTTTTTCGAGGGAATTAAATCAACTCAATATTTTTGGTAATGGTGTAGGAGTAACCCTAAGTGCAGCGAGAAGATTTGGCTCCATTAGCCTAATTGAAATTTTCCCAGCCCAAATAATTCATGAAATGGGAATATTAGGAATAATTACCTTTTACATTCTTGCCACAATTATAGTTATCCAAGGCTATAAAAGCTATCAAAAAATAGAAGATAAATCCATCAAAAAAATAGGTCTATGTCTATGGATTTTTATACTATTTATCAGTTACAACCCCTACTATTATCCCCTAGTGGTGGATCCTGTCAACATTTATTATTGGTTCAGTTTTGGTATATTACTTCGATTACCAAGTATGGAAAAAAACCAAGAATCAGCTATGATTATAGATGAAGATCCTAGTTGA
- a CDS encoding putative CheA signal transduction histidine kinase (PFAM: Hpt domain~COGs: COG0643 Chemotaxis protein histidine kinase and related kinase~InterPro IPR008207~KEGG: cyh:Cyan8802_4111 putative CheA signal transduction histidine kinase~PFAM: Hpt domain protein~SMART: Hpt domain protein~SPTR: Putative CheA signal transduction histidine kinase), giving the protein MKILVDIVRWKIVDGGNNDKIVGYFIEEAKEHLETIEKGILDLSSVIEDEESVNELFRAAHSIKGGAAMLGFTSIQTTAHRLEDAFKIIRDKTIEPDQTLESLFLKAYDILQDLLERLQGPFGLKEEEGEGILQAAEPHFVELQNYLSQLVDGDIPQAPKVTSESVRTSTPSLIAVPEDDIVAEVRQLLQRMLVIFKQESTPDNRQQLEGICDKLVQLAPEENGWNALLKCAKKAINNPKHSYRLLAPVIIKEIKLAGDCLEVGKGSEIAPSQGLEQLAQAKMPQVLLTLDPEMAADTLSQVFNQEQISRLVNILQTASAGS; this is encoded by the coding sequence ATGAAGATCCTAGTTGATATTGTGAGGTGGAAAATCGTGGATGGTGGTAATAACGACAAGATTGTAGGTTACTTCATTGAAGAAGCAAAAGAGCATTTAGAAACCATTGAAAAAGGGATTTTGGACTTGTCTTCTGTCATTGAAGATGAGGAGAGTGTTAATGAATTATTTAGGGCGGCACACTCTATTAAAGGAGGGGCTGCTATGCTCGGTTTTACCAGTATTCAAACTACTGCCCACCGTCTTGAGGATGCTTTTAAGATCATCAGGGACAAAACCATTGAACCTGATCAAACATTAGAAAGTCTTTTCCTAAAAGCCTACGATATTCTACAGGATTTATTAGAACGTTTACAAGGGCCTTTTGGTTTAAAAGAAGAGGAGGGAGAGGGAATCCTTCAGGCGGCAGAGCCTCATTTTGTCGAGTTACAAAATTATTTATCCCAATTGGTAGATGGAGATATTCCCCAAGCACCAAAAGTTACCTCTGAGTCGGTAAGGACTTCTACTCCTTCATTAATTGCAGTGCCAGAGGATGATATTGTCGCCGAAGTCCGACAATTGTTGCAAAGAATGTTGGTGATTTTTAAACAAGAATCAACCCCCGATAATCGACAACAGTTAGAGGGTATCTGCGATAAGTTAGTTCAATTGGCGCCAGAGGAAAATGGCTGGAATGCTTTGCTCAAGTGTGCAAAAAAAGCCATCAATAATCCTAAGCATTCTTATCGTTTACTCGCCCCTGTAATTATTAAGGAAATCAAACTGGCGGGGGATTGTTTGGAGGTTGGCAAAGGTTCGGAAATCGCTCCTTCTCAAGGTTTGGAGCAGTTGGCACAGGCAAAAATGCCCCAAGTTTTGCTAACTTTAGATCCTGAAATGGCTGCGGATACTCTTTCTCAGGTATTTAATCAGGAACAAATTTCTCGTTTGGTAAATATATTACAAACTGCTTCTGCGGGAAGCTAG
- a CDS encoding hypothetical protein (KEGG: npu:Npun_R4524 hypothetical protein~SPTR: Putative uncharacterized protein), translating into MVPIITHFLEDYYMYLKPLYFLGAWLLLFIMVRGIFRGVRDTVKRGREMHEIPCTHCQYFTNDYRLKCTIQPNIANTESARDCPDFILKENW; encoded by the coding sequence ATGGTACCAATTATTACCCATTTTTTGGAAGATTATTATATGTATCTCAAGCCTCTTTATTTTTTAGGGGCTTGGTTACTGTTGTTTATCATGGTAAGAGGCATTTTTCGAGGTGTTAGGGATACGGTGAAACGTGGTCGAGAAATGCACGAAATTCCCTGCACCCATTGCCAGTATTTTACCAATGATTATCGCTTGAAGTGTACTATTCAACCCAATATTGCCAATACTGAGTCAGCGAGGGATTGTCCTGATTTTATCCTCAAGGAAAACTGGTAG
- a CDS encoding ABC exporter membrane fusion protein, DevB family (TIGRFAM: ABC exporter membrane fusion protein, DevB family~COGs: COG1566 Multidrug resistance efflux pump~InterPro IPR014315~KEGG: cyc:PCC7424_0010 ABC exporter membrane fusion protein, DevB family~SPTR: ABC exporter membrane fusion protein, DevB family;~TIGRFAM: ABC exporter membrane fusion protein, DevB family) produces the protein MSDRTSVFADSGKRWIIISATLGIITLIGSTIYVIQRTNSPGQSESPPPSVATIEAVSALGRIEPQGEVLRVAASPTMAGAKVRSLLVSQGDFVSQGEIIATTTDYDTKQAELERARRDLEVAQANLDIVRAGAKEGEINAQRATIERLQAQIATQREVDNARLSRLRAQITSERIERQATVDRLKAELENAENELRRYRDLVADGVVSQSEFESRELTFRTAQRRYQESEATYQKTVNTLNAEIAEVEALAGQNIRTLTKQINEAQARLAEIAEVRGVDVAASEAEVRRAMATVNQAEIEFELTQIKAPINGQIIEIKAHEGENIDNAEGVVELANTDQMLVVAEVYESDIARVQLGQESIIESENNTFTDSIRGNVIQISSKIGKKDVLETDPAASVDARVVEVKIAINPEYNDVVNSLIYSQVLVQILL, from the coding sequence ATGAGCGATCGCACCTCAGTATTCGCCGATAGTGGAAAAAGATGGATCATCATTTCTGCCACCCTAGGAATAATCACCCTTATCGGTAGCACCATATATGTGATTCAAAGAACCAACTCTCCAGGTCAATCAGAATCTCCACCTCCTAGCGTCGCCACCATTGAGGCAGTAAGTGCTTTGGGGCGAATCGAACCCCAAGGGGAAGTTTTGAGGGTTGCCGCCTCACCTACCATGGCAGGAGCGAAAGTCAGAAGTCTGTTGGTATCTCAGGGGGATTTCGTAAGCCAAGGGGAAATCATCGCCACCACCACCGACTATGACACCAAACAGGCAGAATTAGAAAGGGCAAGAAGAGATTTAGAAGTTGCCCAAGCCAACCTTGACATAGTTAGGGCAGGGGCAAAGGAAGGGGAAATTAATGCCCAAAGGGCTACTATCGAAAGATTACAAGCTCAAATTGCCACCCAAAGAGAAGTGGATAATGCCAGACTTAGTCGTTTAAGGGCGCAAATTACTTCTGAAAGAATTGAAAGACAGGCCACGGTGGATAGATTAAAAGCGGAGTTAGAAAATGCTGAAAATGAATTGCGACGTTATCGAGATTTGGTTGCAGATGGGGTCGTCTCTCAATCGGAGTTTGAGAGTAGGGAGTTGACTTTTAGGACTGCCCAAAGACGCTATCAAGAATCTGAGGCTACCTATCAAAAAACCGTTAATACCCTCAATGCAGAGATTGCCGAAGTGGAAGCCTTGGCAGGGCAAAATATCCGCACCCTCACAAAACAGATAAATGAGGCACAGGCAAGATTGGCAGAGATAGCTGAGGTGAGGGGGGTTGATGTGGCTGCTTCTGAGGCGGAGGTGCGTCGGGCCATGGCGACGGTTAACCAAGCCGAAATAGAGTTTGAGCTAACCCAAATAAAAGCCCCTATCAATGGTCAAATTATTGAAATCAAAGCCCATGAGGGGGAAAATATTGATAATGCGGAAGGGGTGGTAGAATTGGCAAATACTGACCAAATGTTGGTGGTAGCAGAGGTTTATGAGAGTGATATTGCTAGAGTACAGTTGGGGCAAGAGAGTATTATTGAAAGCGAAAATAACACTTTTACTGATAGTATAAGGGGGAATGTCATCCAAATTAGTAGCAAAATTGGCAAAAAAGATGTCTTGGAAACGGATCCCGCCGCCAGTGTCGATGCGCGGGTTGTGGAGGTGAAAATAGCTATTAATCCCGAGTACAATGATGTTGTTAATAGTCTGATTTATTCACAAGTATTAGTACAAATTTTATTATGA
- a CDS encoding DevC protein (PFAM: Predicted permease~TIGRFAM: DevC protein~COGs: COG0577 ABC-type antimicrobial peptide transport system permease component~InterPro IPR005891:IPR003838~KEGG: cya:CYA_1878 glycolipid ABC exporter (DevE) family permease protein~PFAM: protein of unknown function DUF214~SPTR: DevC protein;~TIGRFAM: DevC protein) encodes MKIPLAWLQLSREKIRLLIAIAGISFADLLMFMQLGFKGALLQSAITVHEQVEGDIFLLSPQSDALISMKSFSSRRLQQSLGVEGVESINYINIGFGIWKNPETLSTRQIMVIGFNPKDQLFKLPEVQENLDQLRLSDVVLFDDRSRPEFGPIPEWFNSGKNVRAEINEREVSVRGLFSIGSSFGADGNLITSDLNFLRIFPDRDRNLIDMGIIRLEEGANYQAVINTLKQKFDRGDVVVLSREEFVAYEREYWENSTAIGFIFNLGAGMGLIVGVVIVYQILYTDVADHLPEYATLKAMGYTNNYLLRLVFQQAFILACVGFIPGIGVSTLLYNAAAGATGLPIYMTVSLATQVYILTLGMCFVSGAIAVNKLKSADPADIF; translated from the coding sequence ATGAAAATACCTCTAGCTTGGTTACAGTTAAGCAGAGAAAAAATTAGATTATTAATTGCGATCGCAGGTATTAGTTTTGCAGATCTTTTGATGTTTATGCAATTAGGATTTAAGGGGGCTTTATTGCAAAGTGCGATAACTGTCCATGAACAAGTAGAGGGAGATATTTTTTTATTAAGTCCTCAATCTGATGCCCTTATTTCCATGAAAAGTTTTTCTTCCCGTCGTCTCCAACAAAGTCTAGGAGTGGAGGGGGTCGAGTCTATTAACTACATAAATATTGGTTTTGGAATTTGGAAAAATCCTGAAACTTTATCTACTCGGCAAATTATGGTCATTGGTTTTAATCCAAAAGATCAACTTTTTAAGTTACCTGAAGTTCAAGAAAATTTAGACCAACTGAGATTATCTGATGTAGTATTGTTTGATGATCGATCTCGTCCAGAATTTGGTCCTATTCCTGAGTGGTTTAATAGTGGAAAAAATGTCAGGGCTGAAATAAATGAAAGGGAAGTTTCGGTGAGGGGATTATTTTCTATTGGTTCTAGTTTTGGTGCTGATGGTAATTTGATTACCAGTGATTTAAATTTTTTAAGAATTTTTCCTGATCGAGACAGAAATTTGATTGATATGGGTATTATTCGCCTTGAGGAAGGGGCAAATTATCAGGCGGTGATTAATACTTTGAAACAAAAGTTTGATCGGGGTGATGTGGTGGTGTTATCCCGTGAGGAGTTTGTTGCCTATGAAAGGGAGTATTGGGAAAATAGTACCGCCATCGGTTTTATCTTTAACCTTGGTGCGGGTATGGGCTTAATTGTGGGGGTGGTGATTGTTTATCAAATTTTATATACTGATGTGGCTGACCATCTTCCTGAATATGCTACCCTCAAGGCAATGGGTTATACGAATAATTACTTGTTACGTCTTGTTTTTCAACAGGCTTTTATTCTTGCTTGTGTGGGTTTTATACCGGGCATTGGGGTTTCTACCCTTCTTTATAATGCGGCGGCGGGGGCCACGGGTTTGCCTATTTATATGACTGTTTCCCTTGCTACTCAAGTATATATTCTTACATTGGGTATGTGTTTTGTTTCAGGGGCGATCGCTGTTAACAAGTTAAAATCAGCGGATCCTGCTGATATATTTTAG